One stretch of Hypanus sabinus isolate sHypSab1 unplaced genomic scaffold, sHypSab1.hap1 scaffold_124, whole genome shotgun sequence DNA includes these proteins:
- the LOC132386654 gene encoding gastrula zinc finger protein xLCGF3.1-like, translating to MAHQRVHTGQWRFTCSDCGKGFTWSYQLKVHQRVHTGERPFTCSDCGEGFTQSYTLMAHQRVHTGEQPFTCSDCGKGFTCSSKLKLHQRVHTGERPFTCLDCGKGFITSSELKVHRRVHTGERPFICSECGKGFTQSCHLKAHQLVHTRERPFTCSECGKGFTGSPQLQAHQSVHTGERPFTCSDCGKGFTGSSQLQAHQSVHTGERPFTCSVCGKDSVSHLGTEVRRYISEFTLGRSHSPSEA from the coding sequence ATGgctcaccaacgagttcacaccgggcagtggcggttcacctgctcagactgtgggaagggattcacttggtcataccaactgaaggtgcatcagagagttcacactggagagagaccattcacctgctcagactgtggggagggattcactcagtcatacaccctaatggctcaccagcgagttcacaccggggagcagccgttcacctgttcggactgtgggaagggattcacttgctcatctaaactgaagctacatcagagagttcacactggagagaggccattcacctgcttagactgtgggaagggattcatcacatcatctgaactgaaggtacatcggagagttcacactggggaacggccattcatctgctcagaatgtgggaagggattcactcagtcatgtcATCTGAAGGCACATCAGCTAGTTCACaccagagagaggccattcacctgctcagagtgtgggaagggattcactgggtcaccccaactacaagcacaccagtcagttcacactggagagaggccattcacctgctcagactgtgggaagggattcactgggtcatcccaactacaagcacaccagtcagttcacactggggagaggccattcacctgctcagtctgcgggaaggattcagtcagtcatctagGTACAGAAGTCAGAAGGTacatcagtgagttcacactggggagaagccattcaccgtCTGAAGCCTGA